In Methanobacterium paludis, the following proteins share a genomic window:
- a CDS encoding homoserine dehydrogenase produces the protein MRICIIGFGAVGQGVARVFSMKRNKIKQKYGLDLELVAATDSEGAVISEGGLDPDLLIETKKKTGKVSEYPKYGVSGLSGYEVMDTVEYDCLIEVTPTNIDDGEPARTHILKAIENGKDVVTSNKGPLALSYREIVDKAKSNGVEFKFEASVGGAMPILNFAHETLAGCDINSVFGILNGTTNFILSRMAKEGSSYEQTLKEAQQLGIAETNPAQDVDGIDAACKVVILANSILNRDVSFKDVEIDGISKITPGSIELAKKEGYLIKLIGEASQETLEVSPRLVREGSPFAVGGTLNVATLKTDLAEDVTVVGKGAGSVETASAILSDIISIWKVRK, from the coding sequence ATGAGGATATGTATCATTGGTTTTGGAGCTGTTGGACAGGGAGTTGCAAGGGTCTTCTCCATGAAGAGGAATAAAATAAAACAGAAATACGGTCTGGACCTTGAGTTGGTGGCTGCAACAGACAGTGAAGGTGCGGTAATATCTGAAGGGGGACTGGATCCTGATCTGCTCATTGAAACAAAGAAAAAGACAGGTAAAGTATCTGAATACCCAAAATACGGGGTTTCTGGTCTTTCAGGCTATGAAGTCATGGATACAGTTGAATATGACTGCCTTATTGAAGTCACACCAACCAACATTGATGATGGAGAACCTGCAAGAACTCACATCCTTAAAGCCATAGAAAATGGTAAAGATGTTGTAACATCAAATAAAGGCCCTCTAGCACTTTCTTACAGGGAAATTGTCGATAAAGCAAAATCTAATGGTGTTGAATTTAAATTCGAAGCATCTGTAGGTGGCGCAATGCCTATTTTGAACTTTGCACATGAAACACTTGCAGGCTGCGATATAAACTCTGTCTTTGGTATTTTGAATGGTACAACTAATTTTATTCTTTCAAGAATGGCTAAAGAAGGTTCTTCTTATGAGCAAACCCTTAAAGAAGCTCAACAATTGGGAATAGCTGAGACAAACCCTGCACAAGATGTTGATGGTATAGATGCTGCTTGTAAAGTGGTTATACTGGCAAATTCTATATTAAATAGGGATGTTTCATTTAAAGATGTTGAAATAGACGGTATATCAAAGATAACCCCGGGATCAATAGAACTTGCAAAAAAAGAGGGTTACCTCATAAAATTAATAGGTGAAGCCTCGCAAGAAACCCTTGAAGTATCGCCACGGCTTGTAAGGGAAGGATCACCCTTTGCTGTTGGAGGTACGTTGAACGTTGCAACCCTTAAAACCGACCTTGCAGAAGACGTTACTGTAGTTGGAAAGGGAGCAGGATCAGTTGAAACAGCATCAGCAATCTTAAGCGATATTATCAGTATATGGAAAGTCAGGAAATGA
- a CDS encoding cofactor-independent phosphoglycerate mutase, whose amino-acid sequence MKYVVVIGDGMADYSLEELGGKTPLQSAKIPNMDYIASNGVSGMLKTVPKNMEPGSDVANLSILGYNPEEFYTGRGPLEAASIGANLDNGNVAFRCNFITEKDGLLADFNAGHISTGEGSELIEALNQNFYRFGKFYLGTSYRNLFVFNDKKSAELKSTPPHDVVGDPFMDNLLNPREDENARILNGIMQDSKSVLENHPVNKRRIESGKNPANMIWLWGQGVKPKMPQFSEKYGLKGATITGVDLIKGIGMYLGLTNIHVPGATGYYDTDYCGKAKYALDALQDHDLVFLHVEAPDEAGHAGDLGEKMKAMERIDSRILGKLLKNLPSFGDYAIAILPDHPTPVHVKTHTRDPVPYAMYSTGGVRDDVQRYDEISAKTGSQGVMEGYKFMKNFIEYAKSR is encoded by the coding sequence ATGAAATATGTGGTAGTTATAGGGGATGGAATGGCAGATTACTCCCTTGAAGAGCTTGGCGGTAAAACGCCCCTTCAAAGTGCAAAAATCCCAAATATGGATTATATTGCATCCAATGGTGTAAGTGGAATGCTTAAAACTGTACCCAAAAATATGGAACCGGGATCTGATGTTGCAAACCTTTCAATTTTAGGTTACAACCCAGAGGAATTTTATACAGGCAGAGGCCCCTTGGAAGCTGCAAGTATTGGGGCAAATTTGGATAATGGTAATGTCGCATTTAGATGCAACTTCATAACTGAAAAAGATGGTTTACTTGCAGATTTCAATGCAGGCCACATAAGTACAGGAGAAGGATCAGAGCTTATAGAAGCCCTGAATCAGAATTTTTACAGGTTCGGAAAATTTTATCTGGGCACAAGTTACAGAAACCTCTTTGTTTTTAACGATAAGAAATCTGCAGAATTGAAATCCACACCTCCACACGATGTTGTTGGAGACCCGTTCATGGACAACCTGCTAAACCCTCGTGAAGATGAGAACGCCAGGATTTTGAATGGAATAATGCAGGATTCAAAGAGTGTACTTGAGAACCATCCAGTTAATAAAAGAAGAATTGAATCTGGTAAGAATCCCGCCAACATGATATGGCTGTGGGGTCAGGGTGTGAAACCTAAAATGCCTCAATTTTCAGAAAAATACGGTCTTAAAGGCGCTACAATCACAGGTGTGGACCTTATAAAGGGTATAGGAATGTACCTGGGCCTCACAAATATTCATGTACCCGGAGCCACAGGTTATTACGACACTGATTACTGTGGAAAGGCAAAATATGCACTTGATGCACTTCAAGATCACGATCTAGTATTTCTTCATGTTGAAGCCCCTGATGAGGCTGGTCACGCCGGTGATCTCGGGGAGAAAATGAAAGCCATGGAACGCATCGACTCAAGAATCCTTGGAAAACTCCTTAAAAATCTTCCATCCTTCGGAGATTATGCAATTGCAATACTTCCGGATCATCCAACCCCAGTTCATGTCAAAACTCACACGAGAGATCCTGTTCCATATGCAATGTATTCTACAGGTGGTGTTCGAGATGATGTACAGAGATACGATGAAATATCTGCGAAAACAGGTTCTCAGGGAGTTATGGAAGGTTACAAATTCATGAAAAACTTTATAGAATATGCAAAGTCTAGATAA
- a CDS encoding Mur ligase family protein, with translation MVLRSSILIGKLTKFALNAVGMGATALPGKVALKIDPDLLSVLDARCEKKVIVTGTNGKTTTNNLIYHILTGKYGSVLSNLKGANMPQGVASAFINNTKKKYDWGVFEVDEGSFKEVVNYIKPDYVIITNFFRDQLDRYGEIEHTSQIVYDALKPLDSTLILNADDPSVVKFKELGKKNVYYGVSENDFSDKYQMVIETRFCPLCMDRLEYEYFNYGQLGKYYCKNCGLENPTYDYRISSIKYRNDEYYFDVVAADKKIENLRFGYEGIYNAYNCCAALAFCLEIGMDVEMVTERIENFEYHLGRMENFEFPDKTVKLVLSKNPIGLTEVIKVIFSDERKKSVLFILNDNPADGKDISWIWDADMGRLKDIKNLDSVYCSGIRAEDIALRIKYADVPSKIVKTIKRVKREDGIETAISQVLTEKVDVVYVLPTYTAVFKARDILLKHLKSSESSLKD, from the coding sequence TTGGTTTTACGCTCATCGATTTTAATAGGTAAATTAACAAAGTTTGCGCTTAATGCGGTAGGTATGGGAGCTACGGCACTCCCCGGAAAGGTTGCACTTAAAATTGATCCTGATCTTTTAAGTGTTTTAGATGCCCGATGTGAAAAGAAAGTTATTGTAACGGGTACAAATGGTAAAACAACCACTAATAATTTAATATATCATATTTTAACAGGTAAATATGGAAGTGTGCTCTCAAATCTTAAGGGAGCCAACATGCCCCAGGGAGTGGCAAGTGCCTTCATTAACAACACCAAAAAGAAGTATGATTGGGGTGTTTTTGAAGTAGATGAAGGCTCCTTCAAGGAAGTTGTCAATTACATCAAACCTGATTACGTAATAATAACTAATTTTTTCAGGGATCAACTGGATAGGTACGGAGAAATAGAACATACATCCCAGATAGTCTACGATGCCCTGAAACCTTTAGATTCAACGCTGATCCTCAACGCTGATGATCCATCTGTAGTGAAGTTCAAAGAACTTGGTAAAAAAAATGTTTACTATGGGGTTAGTGAAAACGATTTCAGCGACAAATATCAGATGGTAATTGAAACACGTTTCTGCCCATTATGCATGGACCGTCTTGAATATGAATACTTTAATTATGGCCAGCTTGGCAAATATTATTGTAAAAATTGTGGATTAGAAAACCCAACCTATGATTATAGGATATCATCAATAAAATATAGAAATGATGAATACTATTTTGACGTTGTTGCAGCTGATAAAAAGATTGAAAATTTACGTTTTGGGTATGAAGGTATTTACAACGCATACAATTGCTGTGCAGCTCTTGCATTCTGTCTGGAAATAGGTATGGATGTAGAAATGGTCACAGAAAGAATAGAAAACTTTGAATACCATCTTGGAAGAATGGAAAACTTTGAATTCCCAGACAAAACAGTGAAACTTGTCCTTTCTAAAAATCCCATAGGATTGACCGAAGTTATAAAGGTCATATTCAGTGATGAAAGAAAAAAATCGGTTCTATTCATCCTTAATGATAACCCTGCAGATGGCAAAGATATTTCATGGATATGGGACGCTGATATGGGAAGATTGAAGGATATAAAAAACTTAGATTCTGTTTACTGCTCTGGAATAAGGGCCGAAGACATTGCACTCAGGATCAAATATGCCGATGTCCCCTCAAAAATTGTTAAAACAATTAAAAGAGTTAAAAGGGAAGATGGAATAGAAACTGCTATTTCACAAGTTTTAACTGAAAAAGTAGATGTTGTTTATGTTCTTCCAACCTATACTGCAGTTTTCAAGGCCCGAGATATTTTATTAAAACATCTCAAAAGTTCAGAAAGTTCTCTAAAGGATTAA